A stretch of Schistocerca americana isolate TAMUIC-IGC-003095 chromosome 3, iqSchAmer2.1, whole genome shotgun sequence DNA encodes these proteins:
- the LOC124606263 gene encoding probable serine hydrolase, translating to MKYFGWETVSLLGHSFGAAEGFIFASAFPDKVDSHIALDALKPWSLDMSTEPKKFAKNLDKFLDTVSLNDAETPSYTYEEMIERLHEGMITKSVTKESCEVLLKRGIIPASEGKYYFRRDKRLKIGRFLGWTHHQLMEMTASIKCRVLFIKAMPGLKLEPENIIEETLNMLKKSSKEFVYKTVEGTHHVHLNNPERVAPIINEFLAPK from the coding sequence ATGAAATACTTTGGGTGGGAAACTGTATCACTGCTTGGACATTCTTTTGGAGCAGCTGAAGGATTCATCTTTGCATCTGCATTTCCTGACAAGGTCGACTCTCATATAGCCTTAGATGCTTTGAAGCCATGGTCACTTGACATGAGCACTGAACCTAAAAAATTTGCCAAGAATTTGGACAAATTCTTAGATACAGTTTCTCTTAATGATGCGGAGACTCCTTCCTACACATATGAAGAAATGATTGAAAGGCTGCATGAAGGAATGATTACAAAATCTGTGACAaaagaatcatgtgaagtgttacTGAAGCGAGGAATAATTCCCGCTTCTGAAGGAAAATACTATTTCAGAAGAGATAAAAGACTTAAGATAGGTAGATTTCTAGGATGGACACATCATCAGTTAATGGAGATGACTGCATCAATTAAGTGTCGTGTCCTTTTTATCAAAGCCATGCCTGGATTAAAACTAGAACCAGAAAATATCATTGAGGAAACTCTAAACATGTTGAAGAAATCGTCAAAAGAATTTGTTTATAAAACTGTAGAAGGAACCCATCATGTTCATCTGAATAATCCCGAAAGGGTAGCGCCAATTATAAATGAGTTTTTGGCACCAAAATGA